A single genomic interval of Prunus dulcis chromosome 5, ALMONDv2, whole genome shotgun sequence harbors:
- the LOC117628921 gene encoding uncharacterized mitochondrial protein AtMg00810-like: MLPPLGLCRQGEHLVCRLHKSLYGLKQASRNWFAKFTNALQDAGFVQSLADYSLFTRYHDNSFTIILIYVDDIVITENDPKAIQSLKDFLHARFRIKDLGNLKIFLGIEVARSKKGIFISQRKYALDILDDAGLLGARPYSFPMEQTLRLNPTDGKPLQDPTRYRRLVGRLIYLTVTRPDLSFTVHVLSRFMHEPHQPHLDAALRVLRYLKGYPGQGILFPTTNNLKLKAFCDSDWASCPTNRRSVTGYCTFLGDSLISWKTKKQNTVARSSTEAEYRAMADACCELTWLRYILKDLGIQHSEPAVLHCDNHTTRKNLFCHEIFSDAQYFGRQKAHQRRTFPS; the protein is encoded by the coding sequence ATGCTTCCTCCACTCGGCCTTTGCCGACAGGGGGAGCACTTGGTTTGTCGGCTGCACAAATCATTATACGGGTTGAAGCAAGCATCACGAAATTGGTTTGCCAAGTTCACCAATGCCCTTCAAGATGCCGGATTTGTCCAATCCCTAGCAGATTATTCACTTTTCACAAGGTATCACGATAATTCATTTAccattatattaatttatgtagatgatattgTCATTACAGAGAATGATCCTAAGGCAATTCAGTCTCTTAAGGATTTCCTCCATGCTCGCTTCCGCATAAAAGACCTTGgaaatcttaaaatttttttgggaattGAAGTAGCAAGATCAAAGAAGGGAATTTTCATCTCTCAACGCAAGTACGCACTGGATATACTTGACGACGCTGGACTTTTGGGTGCTCGCCCTTATTCATTTCCCATGGAGCAGACGCTTAGACTCAACCCTACTGATGGCAAACCACTACAAGATCCTACCAGATACAGGCGATTAGTAGGTCGCCTCATTTATCTCACAGTAACGAGGCCAGATCTCTCATTTACTGTCCATGTGCTTAGCCGTTTCATGCATGAGCCGCACCAACCTCATCTAGATGCAGCTCTTCGTGTACTACGTTATTTGAAAGGCTATCCAGGACAAGGCATTTTATTTCCTACGACAAACAACCTAAAGTTAAAGGCATTTTGTGACTCAGATTGGGCAAGTTGTCCAACTAACAGGAGATCTGTCACAGGTTATTGTACATTCCTTGGtgattctttgatttcttggaaaaccaaaaaacaaaatactgTGGCACGTTCCTCTACAGAAGCAGAATACCGAGCTATGGCAGATGCATGTTGTGAGCTCACATGGTTACGTTACATCCTCAAAGACTTGGGCATTCAACATTCAGAACCAGCAGTATTGCATTGTGATAATCACACTACAAGGAAAAACCTCTTTTGTCACGAAATTTTTAGCGACGCACAATATTTTGGTCGCCAAAAAGCGCATCAGCGACGAACTTTTCCCAGTTAG